Genomic DNA from Klebsiella variicola:
GCAGGCCACGCCATTATCGGCCGTCTGGTTCCGGAACACGATCCAGTCCATAAAGTGACGATTATCCCGCGCGGTCGTGCGCTGGGTGTGACCTTCTTCCTGCCGGAAGGCGATGCGATCAGCGCCAGCCGTCAGAAACTGGAAAGTCAGATCTCCACCCTGTACGGCGGTCGTCTGGCGGAAGAGATTATCTACGGTCCGGAACATGTTTCTACCGGCGCGTCCAACGACATTAAAGTGGCGACGAACCTGGCGCGTAACATGGTGACCCAGTGGGGCTTCTCCGACAAACTCGGTCCGCTGCTGTATGCGGAAGAAGAAGGCGAAGTCTTCCTCGGCCGTAGCGTAGCGAAAGCGAAGCATATGTCCGATGAAACCGCGCGTATCATCGACCAGGAAGTGAAATCGCTGATCGAGCGTAACTACGGTCGTGCTCGCCAACTGCTGAACGACAACATGGATATCCTGCACGCGATGAAAGATGCGCTCATGAAATATGAGACTATCGATGCGCCGCAGATTGACGACCTGATGGCTCGTCGCGATGTTCGTCCGCCGGCGGGTTGGGAAGAACCGGGTTCTTCGAATAACTCTGACAACAATGGCACGCCTCGTGCGCCGCGTCCGGTTGATGAACCGCGTACGCCGAACCCGGGCAACACCATGTCAGAGCAGCTGGGCGACAAGTAAGCTACCGCTGTTGATGTCTTGTTTTAACCTTAAAAACCCCGGGGCGCCCGCTCCGGGGTTTTTCTTTTTTTAACCTCTTCAGTCTCAGGGATTTTGTGATGAAACTTGTAGCCCAGGGCTCAACCCTCGATCTCTCTCATCCGCATGTGATGGGCATTCTTAATGTGACGCCCGACTCTTTCTCCGATGGCGGCGCTCACAACTCGCTGGTTGAGGCGGTGAAGCATGCCAATCTGATGATTAACGCAGGGGCGACCATCATTGATATCGGCGGTGAATCCACGCGGCCAGGGGCGGCTGAGGTGAGCGTAGAAGAGGAACTCGCGCGGGTGATCCCGGTTGTCGAAGCGATCGCTCAGCGCTTTGAAGTGTGGATCTCGGTGGATACGTCCAAACCGGAGGTTATCCGCGAATCGGCCCGGGCCGGGGCGCATATCATTAACGATATTCGTTCGCTGACCGAACCTGGCGCGCTGCAGGCCGCTGCGGAAACCGGGCTGCCGGTGTGTCTGATGCATATGCAGGGTCAGCCGAAAACCATGCAGGAGGCGCCGAAATATGAGGATGTCTTCGCCGATGTCGAGCGCTTTTTTGCAGAACATATTGTGCGCTGCGAGCAGGCGGGGATCGCAAAAGAAAAATTGCTGCTCGACCCGGGATTCGGTTTCGGTAAAAATCTCTCCCATAATTATCAACTGCTGGCCAGGCTGGGTGAATTTCACCACTTTGGGCTGCCTCTGCTGGTCGGTATGTCGCGTAAGTCGATGGTAGGTCAGTTGCTGAACGTCGGGCCGTCGGAACGGCTGAACGGCAGCCTGGCGTGTGCCGTCATTGCAGCAATGCAGGGCGCGCAGATAATCCGCGTCCATGATGTCAAAGAAACGGTAGAAGCGCTGCGCGTGGTGGAAGCCACCCTCGCCGCTAAGGGAAAAAAACGTTATGAGTAACCGCAAGTATTTTGGCACCGATGGTATTCGTGGCCGCGTCGGCGATGCGCCGATCACTCCGGAATTTGTGCTTAAGCTGGGCTGGGCGGCGGGGAAAGTGTTAGCGCGCCACGGCTCGCGTAAAATTATCATCGGCAAGGATACCCGTATTTCGGGCTATATGCTGGAGTCCGCGCTGGAAGCTGGGCTGGCGGCCGCGGGGCTCTCTGCGTCGTTCACCGGGCCAATGCCGACACCGGCCATCGCCTACCTGACGCGCGCATTCCGCGCCGAGGCGGGGATCGTTATTTCAGCTTCACATAACCCTTTCTACGACAACGGTATTAAATTCTTCTCCATTGAGGGCACCAAGCTGCCGGATGATGTGGAAGAGGCGATTGAAGCCGAAATGGAGAAAGAACTCACCTGCGTGGATTCGGCAGAGCTGGGCAAAGCCAGCCGTATCGTTGATGCCGCCGGGCGCTACATTGAATTTTGTAAAGGCACCTTTCCCAACGAACTGAGCCTCGGCACGCTGAAAGTGGTGGTGGATTGCGCGCACGGTGCGACCTATCACATTGCCCCCAATGTCTTCCGCGAGCTGGGCGCTCAGGTTATCGCGATGGGCTGCGAGCCTGATGGCCTCAACATCAACGAAGAGGTCGGCGCCACCGACGTGCGTGCGCTGCAGGCGCGCGTGCTGGCGGAGAAAGCCGATCTGGGTATTGCCTACGACGGCGATGGCGATCGGGTGATCATGGTTGACCATGAAGGCAATAAAGTCGATGGCGACCAGATCCTCTACATCATCGCCCGGGAAGGGCTGCGTCAGGGGCAGCTGCGCGGCGGCGCCGTGGGCACGCTGATGAGTAATATGGGACTGGAGCTGGCGCTCAAGCAGTTAGGCATCCCGTTTGCCCGCGCGAAGGTCGGTGACCGTTATGTACTGGAGATGCTGCAGGAAAAAGGCTGGCGCATTGGTGCGGAAAACTCAGGCCATGTGATCCTGCTGGATAAAACCACCACCGGCGATGGCATCGTCGCCAGTCTGCAGGTGGTCGCGGCGATGGTACGTAACCATATGAGTCTGCATGACCTTTGCAGTGGCATGAAGATGTTCCCTCAGTTACTGGTGAATGTGCGTTTTACTGAAGGCAGCGGTAACCCACTGGAGAACGAGCATGTCAAAGCGGTGACCGCAGAAGTGGAAGCAGCGTTAGGGAAACGCGGCCGTGTCCTGCTGCGTAAATCCGGAACGGAGCCGCTGATCCGCGTCATGGTGGAAGGCGAGCATGAAGATCAGGTGCACGAGTTTGCGCATCGCATCGCCGAAGCGGTAAAAAGCGTCTAAGCTTGCCGGCTAAGTGGTTAAAAAGGCGGCGCTTGCCGCCTTTTTTATGATCGAATACCGGCTTTTTGCTGTTTTTTTCTGCAGTTGATACAATGTGTCGAAATTGCCCTTGCGAAGGTCATTCGCTTTGGTTAGTATTCACACCCGCTTCAGTGGGAAACGTTAAAACGTCCCGCTTTATTGGTCGAAGCACTTGGTATGCGGCAAATCCGCAAGGAACAGGTTGATTATGTACGAAGCTCTTTTGGTTGTTTTCCTTATTGTAGCGATTGGCCTTGTTGGTCTGGTTATGCTGCAGCAAGGTAAAGGCGCTGATATGGGAGCCTCCTTCGGTGCAGGCGCTTCCGGCACACTGTTTGGGTCCAGCGGTTCTGGCAACTTCATGACCCGTATGACCGGTATCCTGGCTGCGCTGTTCTTCATCATCAGTCTGGCGCTGGGTAACATCAACAGCAACAAGACCAGTAAAGGAAGTGAGTGGGATAACCTGAGTGCACCGAAAACGGAGCAAACTCAGCCAACTGCGCCGGCTCAGCCGACCAGCGACATCCCGCACTAAGTATTCTGTACCGAGGTGGTGGAATTGGTAGACACGCTACCTTGAGGTGGTAGTGCCCTAACGGGCTTGTGGGTTCGAGTCCCATCCTCGGTACCAATATTCCAGAAAAAAGACGCTGAAAAGCGTCTTTTTTTGTTTTTGTCCCCTCCGGCCATTTAATTATAAACATCTCTTTGCTGGTTCCCTTCTTTTACTGTCGTTAAAGTCGCCTCGTCAAATTAACAGAGGTGAAGTGACATAATGAACAAGATCGGGTTGCTTATCGTCGCCGGTGTGCTCGGTTTAGCAGGGTGCAGTTCAACATCGCCCTCCCAAACGGTGGAGACGATTAATGCGCTAACGGTACCGGTATCGCACAGTGAGCCTGGGGCGACAGCGAATAATGCCCAGGCGGTGACGCGCTATTTCCAGGACAATACGGCGCTGATTGGTCGCCTTAACCATTCGTTGAAAAATCATTATTTGCAGGATGTGGAGCGCCGCGATGTGTTTGACAGACATAGTGAGGCGTACCAGGTGTATGGCGCCCTGACCCGTCTGGAGCAGATGGCGTCCATGAATGATGTTTACCGTAAAGAGAATAATGTTGCCGGTCTGCAGGAGATCAACCGCGTGCTGAAAAGCGTGCCGTTGGCCAGCTGAGAGAAGACAGGGACTGCCGGACAGCAATCCCTGTGTAAGGATTAAAAGCGGAAGTTAACCCCGGCATAGACCCCGTCGGCAAGGGTGTTGTCACGATTGCCATCTTTCCCCGCCATATCGATATAACGATAGCCTGCTTCGATATTCAGAGACGGGAGTACGTTAATACGTAATCCGGCATTGGCCTCCACATAATCATCGACGCCGCTGGACATTGAGTCCGGCGAATAATACCCCTCACCGAAGAGCGTGAAGTACTGGCCGAGGGGCAGCTCCGCGCCGCCGCCAGCGGCGATGGCGTAGCCTTCATCACCATCTTTGGGATTCAGATAGACGCCTTTACCGCCCAGCGTCATCAGAAAAGGTCCAAGGTTAAAGTTGTAGCCCATTCCCAGCCCTACGCTGTCCCCGTCATTGTCGCTGTGAGCCCACTGGGTATTGAACGTCATACCCGGTTCCCCGGCGCCAAAGCTGGCGGACAGATTGGTGAACTCGGCACCGGCTTCACCATGCAGGTTAACGGATGCGCAGACGGCGCTGCTGGCCCCCAGGGCGATCATCACGGCAAACAATTTTGGAGCAATCGACTTCATTGTTGAATTCCTTCAGATAAAAAAAAGCCCGATACGGGCGTTCGGGCAAAATTAACGGGTTCTTGGATCTCATCGTTATGGTCGCTGCAGACGGCAGGCGAGGGGGTCAACTCCCGCTACCGCTGCTCACGCCTGGCCGATTTCCGGGGCATATCCTGAGCCGGTGCAGGCCCGGCGGTTAACGCCGTGAGTGGTTGCCTGCTGGTCGAGCCCAGGGACATGTTGTCCGCCGGTAAATTCAGGTGCTCAGCATAAAATTTTTCTTTTTTTACCGTTAGCGTTTATTAATTTAAATTTAAACATTTTCAACATTGAGGCGAGTAACAACAAATAAAGGTGACTGACGCGGTCAAAATTTTTCAGGAAGTGAGGTGATGCTTTGCAAATAACCGCCGCGGGCGAAAGCAATATAACCGCCTTTCTTTAATGCTGACAAGACATTGAGAATACTGCTGCGCGACAGGTGGGTCCTGTCCTGAATATATTCAAGAATAGACACGCGCAGTCGGGTCTCTGCGGTTAATAGCATCATTTCCAGCAGATGGTTACGGATCACTGAATAGGTTCGCTGTTGCAGGACCAGATCGTCACGATATACCAGGTAAGAAGTATGATAGGCCAGCAGGCTGGTCACCTCCTCCCACAGGTTATGCTGACGAAAGAGCGCGGAAGCCAGGTCATAGTCGATGCGTAGCAGTTCGGAAGAGACTTCCGCTCGCAGGCTATGGCTGCGGCTGGGCTGTAGCATTTCCGCCACGCCGAAAAGGTGGGGCTCATAGACGGTCACCATCAATAGCTTGTCGGAATTCCGAATAATCGATAGCTCGCCTTTTTTAAAAATAAAGAGCTGGGTTTTGCCTTTATATTCCCAGGTGAGTCTTTTTCTGGCGATCGCGTTAACGGGCGTCGCGTGTGGCTCAAGCACATCGATCAGTCGGTCAATGGCCTTTTGCGGCCTGATCGGCGGTTTAATATTCATGATGTTTATCACCAGATATGAATTAATCAATTGAGGCTATTATAATCAACAATTTTGCTGACCGGGCGATAAGGAAAAAATGCCTCTTTTCAATTTTTCTGGCGCTGACAGGGAACAAAAAATAAAAAGCCGGCGGAGGGCCGCCGGCGGGGAGCAAACATCGTCAGGCGATTATTTGCCTTTGTTTTCCAGATTCTCAACCTGCGGTAAACCGGTTGCCGAGGAGGCGCTCAGCAGGCCTGACTGGGCATAGCCGAACAGCTTCTCGCGGGTATCGGTAATATCCAGATTACGCATGGTCAGCTGACCGATACGGTCTTCGGCGGTAAACATGGAA
This window encodes:
- the secG gene encoding preprotein translocase subunit SecG; this encodes MYEALLVVFLIVAIGLVGLVMLQQGKGADMGASFGAGASGTLFGSSGSGNFMTRMTGILAALFFIISLALGNINSNKTSKGSEWDNLSAPKTEQTQPTAPAQPTSDIPH
- the folP gene encoding dihydropteroate synthase → MKLVAQGSTLDLSHPHVMGILNVTPDSFSDGGAHNSLVEAVKHANLMINAGATIIDIGGESTRPGAAEVSVEEELARVIPVVEAIAQRFEVWISVDTSKPEVIRESARAGAHIINDIRSLTEPGALQAAAETGLPVCLMHMQGQPKTMQEAPKYEDVFADVERFFAEHIVRCEQAGIAKEKLLLDPGFGFGKNLSHNYQLLARLGEFHHFGLPLLVGMSRKSMVGQLLNVGPSERLNGSLACAVIAAMQGAQIIRVHDVKETVEALRVVEATLAAKGKKRYE
- a CDS encoding YfaZ family outer membrane protein, with protein sequence MKSIAPKLFAVMIALGASSAVCASVNLHGEAGAEFTNLSASFGAGEPGMTFNTQWAHSDNDGDSVGLGMGYNFNLGPFLMTLGGKGVYLNPKDGDEGYAIAAGGGAELPLGQYFTLFGEGYYSPDSMSSGVDDYVEANAGLRINVLPSLNIEAGYRYIDMAGKDGNRDNTLADGVYAGVNFRF
- the glmM gene encoding phosphoglucosamine mutase; amino-acid sequence: MSNRKYFGTDGIRGRVGDAPITPEFVLKLGWAAGKVLARHGSRKIIIGKDTRISGYMLESALEAGLAAAGLSASFTGPMPTPAIAYLTRAFRAEAGIVISASHNPFYDNGIKFFSIEGTKLPDDVEEAIEAEMEKELTCVDSAELGKASRIVDAAGRYIEFCKGTFPNELSLGTLKVVVDCAHGATYHIAPNVFRELGAQVIAMGCEPDGLNINEEVGATDVRALQARVLAEKADLGIAYDGDGDRVIMVDHEGNKVDGDQILYIIAREGLRQGQLRGGAVGTLMSNMGLELALKQLGIPFARAKVGDRYVLEMLQEKGWRIGAENSGHVILLDKTTTGDGIVASLQVVAAMVRNHMSLHDLCSGMKMFPQLLVNVRFTEGSGNPLENEHVKAVTAEVEAALGKRGRVLLRKSGTEPLIRVMVEGEHEDQVHEFAHRIAEAVKSV
- a CDS encoding winged helix-turn-helix transcriptional regulator — protein: MNIKPPIRPQKAIDRLIDVLEPHATPVNAIARKRLTWEYKGKTQLFIFKKGELSIIRNSDKLLMVTVYEPHLFGVAEMLQPSRSHSLRAEVSSELLRIDYDLASALFRQHNLWEEVTSLLAYHTSYLVYRDDLVLQQRTYSVIRNHLLEMMLLTAETRLRVSILEYIQDRTHLSRSSILNVLSALKKGGYIAFARGGYLQSITSLPEKF